The following are from one region of the Halarcobacter sp. genome:
- a CDS encoding PepSY-associated TM helix domain-containing protein, with translation MATGFRSKMTWLHTWSGLILGWLLFAIFVTGTSAYYRGEITLWMKPELHKSQVSEKTFEVAIDKALESSKKFTNVNVSLPSSRTNLISIREDGAILKKNTNEQKNVNASKDNRADNNTRGQRQFGKNTQNVDKASQKRNKGEASQGGIEQKNSGSAKAAQQRKGKKRRVPPKYYDATTGELIKETTNTAGGNFLYRFHFELYSIPREIGRWIVGIASIAMLVAIFTGIIIHKRIFKDIFTFRNKHTTRGWMDAHILPAVASIPFLIMITYSGLLLLGNTLMPWGMKMYYGDDFLAYRNDRGQIGKSSQKLEEVKKSIKSDVLSKNSNQKNQEYINENSNTNRILNANTQKYIKKYNNKNAYRILNASMNKSINVHNKAFESKEIKELSKSKLINILDDAQKIWPNNVGRFSIKKDTNKNTIVVEVSPKNPTTLFSFKGSREMAVYNGLSGELLETSTPPNGDSITANTNIALFSLHQALFADPFLRFIFFISGLIGVVLSGTGLILWVQKRKKKELTRNSFGFKLVDKLNVGTIIGIFIAIAVYFIVNRVTTTSNKEELEIGGFFIAWGLSYIYAFVRDTKKAWLEQTIIAIVLYAMLPIINAITTFDSFSQIYSRDNILIYFDVFFIFTALVFALIAFILIRKSRKGVK, from the coding sequence ATGGCAACTGGATTTAGATCAAAAATGACTTGGCTTCATACTTGGAGTGGATTAATTCTTGGATGGCTACTTTTTGCAATATTTGTTACAGGTACAAGTGCTTATTATAGAGGAGAGATAACTCTATGGATGAAACCTGAATTACATAAATCACAAGTTTCTGAAAAAACTTTTGAAGTGGCTATTGATAAAGCATTGGAAAGTTCAAAAAAATTTACAAATGTAAATGTTTCTTTACCAAGTAGTCGTACAAATCTAATAAGTATTAGAGAAGATGGTGCTATATTAAAAAAGAATACAAATGAACAAAAAAATGTAAATGCCTCAAAAGATAATAGAGCAGATAACAATACTAGAGGGCAAAGACAATTTGGTAAAAATACACAAAATGTAGATAAAGCTTCACAAAAAAGAAATAAAGGGGAAGCTAGTCAAGGTGGTATAGAACAGAAAAATAGTGGTTCAGCAAAAGCTGCTCAACAAAGAAAAGGTAAGAAAAGAAGAGTCCCACCTAAATATTACGATGCAACAACTGGTGAACTTATAAAAGAGACTACCAATACAGCTGGTGGCAATTTTTTATATAGATTTCATTTTGAGTTATATTCTATTCCAAGAGAAATTGGACGATGGATTGTTGGTATTGCTTCTATTGCAATGTTAGTTGCAATTTTTACGGGAATAATTATACATAAAAGAATATTCAAAGATATATTTACATTTAGAAATAAACATACTACAAGAGGGTGGATGGATGCCCATATTTTACCTGCAGTTGCTTCTATTCCTTTTCTTATAATGATTACTTACTCTGGTCTTTTACTTCTAGGAAATACATTAATGCCTTGGGGTATGAAAATGTATTATGGGGATGATTTCTTAGCTTATAGAAATGATAGAGGTCAAATAGGTAAGTCTTCTCAAAAATTAGAAGAAGTAAAAAAATCTATTAAATCTGATGTCTTAAGTAAGAATTCTAATCAAAAAAATCAAGAATATATAAATGAAAACAGCAATACTAATAGAATTTTAAATGCTAATACTCAAAAATATATTAAAAAATATAACAATAAAAATGCTTATAGAATTTTAAATGCAAGTATGAACAAGAGCATTAATGTTCATAATAAAGCATTTGAATCAAAAGAGATAAAAGAGTTATCAAAAAGTAAACTAATAAATATATTAGATGATGCACAAAAAATTTGGCCAAATAATGTAGGAAGATTTTCTATAAAAAAAGATACTAACAAAAATACAATAGTAGTTGAAGTTAGTCCAAAGAATCCTACAACTTTATTTAGTTTTAAAGGTAGTAGAGAAATGGCAGTTTACAACGGTCTTAGTGGAGAGTTATTAGAAACATCAACCCCTCCTAATGGTGATAGTATTACTGCAAATACAAATATTGCTTTATTCTCTTTGCATCAGGCTTTATTTGCAGATCCTTTTCTTAGATTCATTTTCTTTATAAGTGGATTAATAGGGGTTGTCTTAAGTGGTACAGGACTTATTTTATGGGTTCAAAAAAGAAAGAAAAAAGAACTAACTAGAAATAGTTTTGGATTTAAATTAGTAGATAAATTAAATGTTGGAACAATTATTGGTATATTTATAGCTATAGCAGTTTATTTTATAGTAAATAGAGTTACTACAACATCTAACAAAGAAGAACTTGAAATAGGTGGATTTTTTATTGCTTGGGGATTATCTTATATTTATGCTTTTGTTAGAGATACAAAAAAAGCTTGGTTGGAACAAACAATTATAGCTATTGTTCTTTATGCAATGCTTCCTATTATAAATGCAATTACAACATTTGATAGTTTTTCACAAATCTACTCAAGAGATAATATCTTAATATATTTTGATGTTTTCTTTATTTTTACGGCACTTGTATTTGCTTTAATTGCATTTATTTTAATAAGAAAATCTAGAAAAGGAGTTAAATAA
- a CDS encoding DUF3325 family protein, protein MVSMSLYLTYLGLFLLSLVLNKHYKEVLGKDANKIIKLVCIWLGYLILAISLYAIIQIFGLSLGITYWLGLVGIIIVFIAMIYTYYPKFIIKLSALLLIITLFFTLI, encoded by the coding sequence ATGGTTTCGATGAGTTTGTATTTAACTTATTTAGGATTATTTTTACTCTCTTTAGTTTTAAATAAACACTATAAAGAAGTATTAGGCAAAGATGCAAATAAAATTATAAAACTTGTATGTATTTGGCTAGGTTATCTAATTTTAGCAATCTCTTTATATGCAATAATACAGATTTTTGGTTTATCTTTAGGTATTACATATTGGCTTGGTTTAGTAGGGATAATCATTGTTTTTATTGCAATGATTTATACCTATTATCCAAAATTTATTATAAAGTTATCAGCACTGCTTTTGATAATAACTTTATTTTTTACATTAATATAA
- a CDS encoding DUF4198 domain-containing protein, translated as MNISKIALVSIATAGSLLAHGFWLNSFEAESHGSSLVTVGFGTGHNLTIEDSVSDRLSLESFNLLTPDGEKIQLKKPLKGLDDIYDSDTINIVDSNLAMQKISLNKKSKAGTYSVEMSTKTNIFTKYIDKNGKNRFFRGSADKVKNPKKIISSLKNTIYAKTYFVNKKWSEPKPVGHKLELIPITDISKLYVGDKIKFKVLFKGKPLDSGFVTATNSLSKGDNALFSNIRKGEASFVLTNFGQWKFEINNKSEEGDLVVSDTASATLNIK; from the coding sequence ATGAATATTTCAAAAATAGCTTTAGTATCTATTGCTACAGCAGGAAGTTTATTGGCACATGGATTTTGGTTAAACTCTTTTGAGGCAGAATCCCATGGAAGTAGTTTAGTTACAGTTGGTTTCGGAACTGGACATAATTTAACTATTGAGGATTCTGTTTCTGATAGATTAAGTTTAGAATCATTTAATCTGTTAACTCCCGATGGAGAAAAAATTCAACTAAAAAAACCTCTAAAAGGTTTAGATGATATTTATGATAGCGATACAATAAATATTGTTGACAGTAATTTAGCAATGCAAAAAATCAGTTTAAATAAAAAATCGAAAGCGGGTACTTATAGTGTAGAGATGTCTACAAAAACAAATATTTTTACTAAATATATAGATAAAAATGGGAAAAACAGATTTTTTAGAGGTAGTGCAGATAAAGTAAAAAATCCAAAAAAGATTATATCTTCATTGAAAAATACAATTTATGCTAAAACATATTTTGTAAATAAAAAATGGAGTGAACCTAAGCCTGTTGGTCACAAATTGGAGCTTATCCCTATAACAGATATCTCAAAGTTGTATGTTGGAGATAAAATAAAATTCAAAGTATTATTTAAAGGAAAACCTTTAGATAGTGGATTTGTTACGGCAACAAATAGTTTAAGTAAAGGTGATAATGCACTATTCTCAAATATTAGAAAAGGTGAAGCCTCATTTGTCTTAACTAATTTTGGTCAATGGAAATTTGAAATTAATAATAAATCAGAAGAGGGTGATTTAGTAGTTTCTGATACTGCAAGTGCAACTTTAAATATTAAATAA
- a CDS encoding TolC family protein, protein MYKVLFFLLLYSIVYSNDLQILNKDKKELREVEKRIIQEQYKSSNNSWIGGVDLSSSLNRSHSFSTESDKFTKSVSIGFSQSLYESGGIEFSIKNAKDTLNEQLIAWENENLVILKTIYETLLSIKKLKLQIEQNEFTYKNKEIELALKKIQYEAGDVDITELNDAIMAKNTQFKNNIALKNSLKDALYELSKYTDLKYEEIEILDFKPINKEDFINNSIDLKYENAKINTLDSSYKELKSSYGLQVNFSSSLSYSESDELNEDTNSRNKSGSLGLNFSLPLFDATKKYELEKSRLEILKQKVNLSDIKKELLNEYDQILTQIDTYEKYFITINENLELYEDLILINSVSNSAGMSSDYDLEILKNTKKINEYDLEINDIDMQLQYSKLYFMTKVDS, encoded by the coding sequence TTGTATAAGGTTTTGTTTTTTCTTTTATTGTATTCAATTGTTTATTCAAATGATTTACAAATATTGAATAAAGATAAAAAAGAGTTAAGGGAGGTTGAAAAAAGAATAATTCAAGAACAATATAAATCATCAAATAATTCTTGGATTGGTGGAGTTGATTTAAGTTCAAGTTTAAATAGAAGTCACTCTTTTTCAACTGAAAGTGATAAGTTTACAAAAAGTGTTTCTATTGGATTTTCACAAAGTTTGTATGAATCAGGTGGAATTGAATTTTCAATAAAAAATGCAAAAGATACTTTAAATGAACAGTTGATTGCATGGGAAAATGAAAATCTAGTTATATTAAAAACAATTTATGAAACATTACTCTCAATAAAAAAATTAAAACTACAAATAGAACAAAATGAATTTACATATAAAAATAAAGAGATTGAATTAGCACTCAAAAAAATTCAATATGAAGCTGGAGATGTGGATATTACTGAACTAAACGATGCAATCATGGCAAAAAATACACAATTTAAAAATAATATTGCTTTAAAAAATTCATTAAAAGATGCATTATATGAATTGTCTAAATATACAGATTTAAAATATGAAGAGATAGAGATACTTGATTTTAAGCCAATTAATAAAGAAGATTTTATAAATAACAGCATAGATTTAAAATATGAAAATGCAAAAATTAATACATTAGATTCAAGTTATAAAGAGTTAAAAAGTTCATATGGACTTCAAGTTAATTTTTCAAGCTCTTTATCTTATTCTGAATCTGATGAACTAAATGAAGACACAAATAGTAGAAATAAATCAGGTTCATTAGGTTTGAACTTTTCATTACCACTTTTTGATGCTACAAAAAAATATGAGTTAGAAAAATCTAGATTAGAAATATTAAAACAAAAAGTTAATCTATCTGATATAAAAAAAGAGTTGCTAAATGAATATGATCAAATCTTAACACAAATCGATACATATGAAAAATACTTTATAACAATAAATGAAAATTTAGAATTATATGAAGATTTGATTTTAATTAATAGCGTCTCAAATTCGGCTGGAATGAGTTCTGATTATGATTTAGAAATACTTAAAAATACAAAAAAAATAAATGAATATGATTTGGAGATAAATGATATAGACATGCAATTACAATACTCAAAATTATATTTTATGACAAAGGTTGATAGCTAA
- a CDS encoding efflux RND transporter periplasmic adaptor subunit, whose protein sequence is MKNSLEDELNSYSNKSGNKKYIWIVLILLIAGSGIYYYLIDKNIESDQVEYNTKKVEKGDVVVSVTATGNLEPTNSVDIGIEVSGTLKEIYVDFNDRVEVGQVLAKIDTAKLQAKVDSSKASLTIAKANLIESEVSLKNKKVNYDRILKMHRKSAGKYPSQNDVDDAMFSYESAKASLDAMKAKVLQAQYDLKTDEENLEKAVVKSSINGIVLDRVVEVGQTVAATNTTPTLFTVAKDLRKMELIVNIDEADVANIKENLDVEFTVDAYPDEKFKGKIRQVRYNPIESSGVITYETVVLLNNDKLLLRPGMTATAQIFTKQLRDQIIVPNAAFRFKPSNKEIRSNKSMKDIMSGSGRRPKSSRPNKSSKDIKKPTNMKIVYVLQDGEAKSVKVKTIDTDGKFTAIESRNLSVGDEVIISQSSTNG, encoded by the coding sequence ATGAAAAATAGTTTAGAAGATGAACTTAACTCTTATTCAAATAAGAGTGGAAACAAGAAATATATTTGGATAGTTTTAATTTTATTAATTGCAGGTTCAGGTATTTATTATTATCTAATAGATAAGAATATAGAGTCTGATCAGGTTGAATATAACACAAAAAAAGTAGAAAAAGGTGATGTTGTAGTTAGTGTAACAGCAACGGGTAATTTGGAACCTACAAATAGTGTAGATATTGGTATCGAAGTTTCAGGAACTTTAAAAGAGATTTATGTTGATTTTAATGACAGGGTAGAAGTTGGACAAGTTTTAGCAAAAATTGATACTGCAAAACTTCAGGCTAAAGTTGATAGTTCAAAAGCTTCTTTAACAATAGCAAAAGCAAATCTTATTGAGAGCGAAGTTAGTTTAAAAAACAAAAAAGTAAATTATGACAGAATACTAAAAATGCATAGAAAATCAGCAGGAAAGTACCCTTCTCAAAATGATGTTGATGATGCAATGTTCTCTTATGAAAGTGCTAAAGCTAGTTTAGATGCAATGAAAGCAAAAGTATTACAAGCTCAATATGATTTAAAAACTGATGAAGAAAATCTTGAAAAGGCAGTAGTTAAATCATCTATAAATGGTATTGTTTTAGATAGAGTAGTTGAAGTTGGTCAAACTGTTGCTGCTACAAATACAACTCCTACTCTTTTTACAGTTGCAAAAGATTTAAGAAAAATGGAACTTATAGTAAATATTGATGAAGCTGATGTAGCTAATATTAAAGAAAATCTTGATGTTGAATTTACTGTTGATGCATATCCAGATGAAAAATTTAAAGGAAAAATTAGACAAGTAAGATACAACCCAATTGAATCTAGTGGAGTAATTACTTATGAAACAGTTGTTTTACTAAATAATGATAAATTGCTTTTAAGACCTGGTATGACAGCTACTGCACAAATTTTTACAAAACAATTAAGAGATCAAATTATAGTTCCCAATGCTGCATTTAGATTTAAACCTAGTAATAAAGAGATAAGAAGTAATAAAAGTATGAAAGATATTATGTCAGGTTCAGGAAGAAGACCCAAAAGTTCTAGACCTAATAAAAGTTCAAAAGATATAAAAAAACCAACAAATATGAAAATTGTATATGTTTTACAAGATGGAGAAGCAAAAAGTGTAAAAGTGAAAACAATCGACACAGATGGGAAGTTTACTGCAATTGAATCAAGAAACTTAAGTGTTGGAGATGAAGTTATTATTTCACAAAGTAGCACTAATGGGTAA
- a CDS encoding ABC transporter ATP-binding protein — translation MGNKKTIIEFKNIVKTYGKGEAKTYALNGVDFSIKEGEFVAIMGASGSGKSTSMNMIGCLDKPSSGEYLFNNIHVEKLNRNQMALIRRNYIGFVFQNFNLLGRTSALENVELPLIYRKIPAKQRKLLAFEALKKVGLESVIHHAPSQLSGGQQQRVAIARAIVTNPLILLADEPTGNLDSIKSVEIMNLLKKLNEQSGITVIMVTHEEDMATYASRTIYFRDGHIDKALKKGYK, via the coding sequence ATGGGTAATAAAAAAACAATAATAGAGTTTAAGAATATTGTTAAAACCTATGGTAAAGGTGAAGCTAAAACTTATGCTTTAAATGGAGTAGATTTTTCTATAAAAGAGGGGGAATTTGTAGCTATTATGGGAGCAAGTGGTAGTGGAAAATCAACTTCAATGAATATGATAGGTTGTTTAGATAAACCAAGCTCAGGAGAATATTTATTTAACAATATTCATGTAGAAAAACTAAATAGAAATCAGATGGCATTAATTAGAAGAAATTATATAGGTTTTGTATTTCAAAATTTTAATCTTCTTGGTAGAACTTCTGCACTAGAAAATGTAGAATTGCCATTAATTTATAGAAAAATACCTGCAAAACAAAGAAAATTATTAGCTTTTGAAGCTTTAAAAAAGGTTGGTTTAGAAAGTGTTATTCATCATGCTCCATCACAACTTTCTGGGGGTCAGCAACAACGTGTAGCAATCGCAAGAGCTATTGTTACAAATCCTTTGATTTTATTGGCAGATGAACCTACTGGAAATCTTGATAGCATAAAAAGTGTTGAGATTATGAATTTATTAAAAAAGCTAAATGAGCAATCAGGTATTACTGTTATTATGGTAACACATGAAGAAGATATGGCTACATATGCAAGTAGAACAATATATTTTAGAGATGGACATATAGATAAAGCTCTTAAAAAAGGATATAAATAA
- a CDS encoding ABC transporter permease — protein sequence MLINAFLIAVKEIRRNILRSILTILGIVIGVASVIGMVMIGDGTTANVTEGIKKLGTNMLTLRVGQERRGPPRTDNSARSFDEADIDSLKYEIQNVVGVAPEDDSSINVIYGNKSYSSKIVGTNNDFFEIKNWELEKGRLFEVSELSAGKAVCIIGTTVIKQLFDVEEGVSINPVGEKIRLKSFSCTVIGTLKSKGAAAFGRDQDDIIVAPLGMYQRKVKGNKNITTIITSINDSKNIEKAKDDITILMRERRNIGINEDDNFHIRDMQDLLSTMTSTTETLTYLLGSIAAISLLVGGIGIMNIMLVSVTERTREIGTRLAIGAMEGEVLLQFLVEAVVLSTLGGIIGIALGLGLGFTAVTMIQLPFIINHEIILVAFIFSTLIGVIFGYFPARKAARLNPIDALRYE from the coding sequence ATGTTAATAAATGCTTTTTTAATAGCTGTAAAAGAGATTAGAAGAAATATTCTACGATCAATCTTAACTATTCTTGGAATTGTAATTGGCGTTGCCTCTGTTATAGGTATGGTTATGATTGGAGATGGTACAACAGCAAATGTAACTGAGGGTATAAAAAAACTGGGAACCAATATGTTAACTCTAAGGGTTGGTCAAGAAAGAAGAGGACCACCTAGAACTGATAACAGTGCTAGATCTTTTGATGAAGCAGATATAGATTCTTTAAAATATGAGATTCAAAATGTTGTAGGTGTTGCACCTGAAGATGACTCTAGCATAAATGTTATTTATGGAAACAAAAGTTATTCAAGTAAAATTGTTGGAACAAATAATGATTTTTTTGAAATTAAAAATTGGGAATTAGAAAAGGGTAGATTATTTGAAGTTTCAGAATTATCTGCTGGTAAAGCAGTTTGTATTATAGGTACAACTGTAATAAAACAACTATTTGATGTAGAAGAGGGTGTTAGTATTAATCCTGTTGGTGAGAAGATTAGACTAAAAAGCTTTTCTTGTACAGTTATTGGAACATTAAAATCAAAGGGTGCAGCTGCATTTGGTAGGGACCAAGATGATATTATAGTTGCACCCCTTGGAATGTATCAAAGAAAAGTAAAAGGAAATAAAAATATTACAACTATAATTACCTCAATAAATGATAGTAAAAATATTGAAAAAGCAAAAGATGATATAACTATACTTATGAGAGAAAGAAGAAATATTGGTATTAATGAAGATGACAATTTTCATATTAGAGATATGCAAGATTTACTTTCAACTATGACATCTACTACTGAAACTTTAACTTATCTTTTAGGTTCAATTGCTGCAATTTCTCTTTTAGTTGGTGGAATTGGTATTATGAATATTATGCTGGTTTCAGTAACAGAAAGAACAAGAGAGATTGGGACTAGATTAGCAATAGGTGCAATGGAAGGTGAGGTGTTATTACAATTTTTAGTTGAAGCTGTAGTGTTATCAACTTTAGGTGGTATTATTGGAATTGCATTAGGCTTAGGTTTAGGATTTACAGCAGTAACTATGATTCAGTTACCATTTATTATAAATCATGAAATCATTTTAGTAGCATTTATTTTCTCAACATTAATTGGTGTGATATTTGGATATTTCCCTGCAAGAAAAGCAGCAAGATTAAATCCAATTGATGCTTTAAGATATGAATAA
- a CDS encoding GGDEF domain-containing protein — protein MNSNKKITLIIFSMVTLLTLIIVALVAIGSRESGYNSAKKRAYLTADIVKNALTSHMVNGNMHQRDTFLNSLERLRELNELWVVRSPKVSKQFGSHSANEVPRDDVDEEVLKTGKEKVVINETVERANLRITIPYTASSLDKPNCLACHDAKEGEVLGAISITFDIQEDRLSSIAILLNIIAIVIVFLIFFLIFISRKIKPYTSSFDSITNILKQVHEGNYAIRAQEGILKEDKEAFMWLNEIIEKLETVLTGIERNLTSFVHNRASNVNNDKLLTAKEIIEDISEIYNYKKTIETDLTKDDIYYRLIQVFKDKLKIQTFYIFEDDLQKDERKIIYAPKNKKACCDVKRDIKELCRAERTNNVITSETFPEVCRLANCESCKAEYTCIPFNINEQKSVTIHILCESKDCIKHNKYQIGIIKKYLEETKPILESRILMDVLRERNLIDGLTGLYNRKYLDEFVERTMPNELAQDTTYAVMFLDIDYFKMVNDTYGHDAGDAILQRLAKTMKEFVTNSEFIVRFGGEEFLIIMKNPTEESAKELAEKINQEFAKIIFNFNNESFSKTVSIGYSFYPSDTDQFWKCIKYADLCLYEAKETGRNKVIKFRKEILKNGDKEKY, from the coding sequence ATGAATTCTAACAAGAAAATTACTCTTATTATATTTTCAATGGTTACATTGTTAACCTTGATTATTGTTGCATTAGTTGCTATTGGTTCAAGAGAAAGTGGTTATAACAGTGCTAAGAAAAGAGCTTACTTAACTGCTGATATAGTAAAAAATGCTTTAACTTCCCATATGGTTAATGGAAATATGCATCAAAGAGATACTTTTTTGAATAGTTTGGAAAGATTAAGAGAGTTAAATGAACTTTGGGTTGTTAGATCTCCAAAAGTTAGTAAACAGTTTGGAAGCCATAGTGCGAATGAAGTTCCAAGAGATGATGTAGATGAAGAGGTATTAAAAACTGGAAAAGAAAAAGTAGTAATTAATGAAACAGTTGAAAGAGCAAATCTTAGAATCACTATTCCTTATACAGCCTCATCACTTGATAAGCCAAATTGTTTAGCCTGTCATGATGCTAAAGAAGGTGAAGTATTAGGTGCTATTTCAATAACTTTTGATATACAAGAGGATAGATTATCAAGTATAGCTATTCTTTTAAATATTATTGCAATAGTTATTGTTTTCTTAATTTTCTTCTTAATTTTTATTAGCAGAAAAATTAAACCTTATACAAGCTCATTTGATTCAATCACTAATATTTTAAAACAAGTACATGAGGGTAATTATGCAATAAGAGCTCAAGAAGGTATATTAAAAGAGGATAAAGAAGCCTTTATGTGGCTAAATGAAATTATTGAAAAACTTGAAACAGTATTAACTGGTATTGAAAGAAATCTTACTTCATTTGTTCATAATAGAGCCTCAAATGTAAATAATGATAAATTACTTACAGCAAAAGAGATTATAGAAGATATCTCTGAAATTTATAATTACAAAAAGACAATAGAAACTGATTTGACAAAAGATGATATATATTATAGACTTATTCAAGTTTTTAAAGATAAATTAAAAATACAAACATTCTATATTTTTGAAGATGATTTACAAAAAGATGAGAGAAAAATAATATATGCTCCAAAAAATAAAAAAGCTTGTTGTGATGTAAAAAGAGATATTAAAGAGCTATGCCGTGCAGAAAGAACTAATAATGTAATAACTTCTGAAACATTCCCTGAAGTTTGTAGATTAGCAAACTGTGAATCGTGTAAAGCTGAATATACTTGTATCCCATTTAATATAAATGAGCAAAAATCTGTAACTATACACATTCTTTGTGAAAGTAAAGATTGCATCAAACATAATAAATATCAAATTGGTATTATTAAAAAATATCTTGAAGAGACTAAACCTATTTTAGAAAGTAGAATCTTAATGGATGTATTAAGAGAAAGAAACTTAATTGATGGATTAACAGGTTTATATAATAGAAAATATCTTGATGAGTTTGTAGAAAGAACTATGCCAAACGAACTTGCACAAGATACTACATATGCTGTAATGTTCTTAGATATTGACTACTTCAAAATGGTAAATGATACATATGGACACGATGCAGGTGATGCAATTTTACAAAGACTTGCAAAAACTATGAAAGAGTTTGTAACAAATAGTGAATTTATTGTTAGATTTGGTGGGGAAGAGTTCTTAATTATTATGAAAAACCCAACAGAAGAGAGTGCAAAAGAATTAGCTGAAAAGATAAATCAAGAGTTTGCAAAAATTATCTTTAATTTTAACAATGAATCATTTAGCAAAACTGTAAGTATTGGTTACTCGTTCTACCCATCTGATACTGACCAATTCTGGAAATGTATCAAATATGCAGACCTTTGTTTATATGAAGCAAAAGAAACAGGAAGAAACAAAGTGATTAAATTTAGAAAAGAGATTCTAAAAAATGGAGATAAAGAGAAATACTAA
- the hisA gene encoding 1-(5-phosphoribosyl)-5-[(5-phosphoribosylamino)methylideneamino]imidazole-4-carboxamide isomerase translates to MDILPAIDLKDGKAVRLSKGLMDSAKIYSDEPWMVAKRFEELGSKWVHIVDLNGAFAGKPANLEQIKKIRENCNLKVELGGGIRDEETIKMYLELGVDRLILGSIAVKDPQFVKDMAAKYPIAVGIDAMDGMVAVEGWAEVSSMKATDLAREFANAGVEAIICTDISKDGMLCGVNVEFTQSIADSSGIDTIASGGVKDIEDIKNCKNNGKISGVIVGKAFYEGTINLEEAFKVL, encoded by the coding sequence ATGGATATATTACCAGCTATAGATTTAAAAGATGGAAAAGCTGTTAGACTTAGTAAAGGTTTAATGGATAGTGCAAAAATCTATTCAGATGAACCATGGATGGTAGCAAAAAGGTTTGAAGAATTAGGAAGTAAATGGGTACATATTGTTGATTTAAATGGTGCCTTTGCTGGTAAACCTGCAAACTTAGAACAAATAAAAAAAATTAGAGAAAATTGTAACTTAAAAGTTGAACTTGGTGGTGGGATAAGAGATGAAGAGACTATTAAAATGTATCTTGAACTTGGAGTTGATAGATTAATTCTTGGTTCAATTGCAGTAAAAGACCCACAATTTGTAAAAGATATGGCAGCAAAATATCCTATTGCAGTTGGTATTGATGCTATGGATGGAATGGTTGCAGTTGAAGGTTGGGCAGAAGTTAGCTCAATGAAAGCAACAGATTTAGCTCGAGAATTTGCAAATGCAGGTGTAGAAGCTATTATATGTACAGATATATCAAAAGATGGAATGCTTTGTGGTGTAAATGTAGAATTTACTCAATCTATTGCTGATTCAAGTGGCATTGATACAATCGCAAGTGGTGGAGTAAAAGATATAGAAGATATTAAAAATTGTAAAAATAATGGAAAAATCTCTGGAGTTATAGTTGGTAAAGCCTTTTATGAAGGCACTATTAATTTAGAAGAGGCTTTTAAAGTCTTATAG